The following nucleotide sequence is from Apium graveolens cultivar Ventura chromosome 4, ASM990537v1, whole genome shotgun sequence.
AATTCTTATTTTACGGAGGTTGGATCATCCCAATATAATTAAACTGGAAGGATTAGTCACTTCCCGGACATCTTCCAGTTTGTACCTTGTTTTTGAGTACATGGAACATGATCTTACAGGACTTGCTTCCCTTCCAGGTGTAAAGTTTACTGAACCACAGGTATTTTTCTAGTGCTTTTCTTCAATCTTGTCTTTTGCTCGATTGTGTGTCAGGAAGTTAAACTTCTATTCTCAGTTTAATTTTTTTAAGGCGATCATTCTAAAAGAAAATCTGGTATATTATTGGTCTCAGTTGCCAATAAGATAGTACAAATGGTTTACGGATAATAATAAATGCACGCTTTTCATAGCTTCCCTTCTTATTTTTCAGTCTCTAATTTAATTTGTTTATGTAAGTAGTTCTAATGCTGTATTATGTTTGTAGGTTAAATGCTACATGCAGCAACTTCTAAGTGGGCTTGATCACTGTCACAGTCATGGTGTTCTGCATCGTGACATAAAGGGCTCTAATCTTTTAATAGATAATAATGGCATTCTAAAAATTGCTGATTTTGGCTTAGCAAGCTTTTTTGAGCACCACCAGAGTGCACCATTAACAAGTCATGTTGTGACTCTTTGGTATAGACCACCAGAACTATTGCTTGGAGCCACCTTTTATGGTGTTGCGGTTGATCTTTGGAGTAGCGGTTGCATTCTGGGTGAACTTTATGCTGGAAAGCCTATCATGCCCGGAAGAACAGAGGTTTGTTGCTTAATTATTTCTCTCATGTCATGATGTAATCTCTATCAGGTGAGGAGTCAAGTATACATAAGAATTCTTACTTCTACGTAATAGTAGTAAGAAGGTGCATACTCTAGCTGGTGTCATTTATGAAGAAAATCAATCCAAATAAAACAAAGAGAAAAAATGTCAGTATGTTTTAACTATAAGTCCTCTATTCAAAGGGGTTTAGATGTGTAACTTATCAGTGTATGATTGCTTCATGAATGTTCTATACAAGgcattttttaattaaatatctaAGTGTAGATAGTACTTAAATTATCATTCTTCAGTATAGCATTATAAACTTTGAATTGGTGATACCTGAATGTGATTTTTACCTCTTTACAGGTAGAGCAATTGCATAAAATATTTAAACTTTGTGGGTCACCATCTGAGGATTATTGGAAAAAGTACAAGCTTCACAAATCAACGGTGTTCAGGCCTATACAACCCTATAGGAGGCGTCTCGCTGAAACATTTAAAGATTTTCCTGATGCTGCCGTGGGGCTTATGGAAACCTTACTTGCAATAGATCCTGCTCATAGAGGCAGTGCAGCTTTTGCAATTGAGAGTGAGGCAAGTGCCTCTTCTTTATATGGCTTTCCCTCTTACGTGATGAACCTCCTATATATTTGCTCATGTCAAATGATATTTTTAAGAAGCTGACCCATTTAGTTCATATACTGGCAGTTCTTTACGATAAAACCACATGCCTGTGATCCTACAAGTTTGCCCAAATATCCTCCCAGCAAAGAAATTGATGCAAAACTGCGTGATGAAGAAGCACGAAGGTATGTGCTCTTGGATTGAACATCATTTACGTgagaatttatttaaaattttctGCTTGTCTGACGACTTATATCTTATTAGTTTCCTTAAATTGCAAAGATTCAAAACATCCTGAGAATAGGTTTTTTAATACTGTATTTGTATTCTTTTCTTCTGTTCTTGGTACATGCTTGAAAGTATATTAGCATCTGAACCCTGTGGAAGATAGTTAATAAAATGAACTGAAGATGTGATATCAACAAAACATGGAGTAAATCCCCCTCCCCCAGATCCCAGTAGATTTTGTACAGCATTGTTACTTTTAGTAGTCCACTACCATCCATCTTTGTCTTCACAATGCTAATAATGACTTTTTTAGGCAAGGAGCTGGACTTAAGGGCCAAAAGGCAGACCGGGAAATGAGAGGATCGAGAGAGTCTCGGGCTATTCCGGCCCCTGATGCGAATGCCGAGTTAGCCACATCATTGCAGGTACCTAAAGCATGACTTGAAGTTTTTTTTCCTTCATATATGCATATATTTGTATTTACAGTTTTGTGAGATGTAGTATAAATTGGAGTGTCATAATTTGAATATTTGGGTGGAGAAGCTTAATATATCTAGAGAGAGAGCCTTCAGGTGAAACATGTTATATGTCCTGTATAGAGGACTTTAGTTTTCCCTCCAACAGACTAGGAAACCAGGCTTAATTTCTGGACTAAAATAGTAACAAAAACTTGCAGATCTTATTAATAGTACCTCACATCCATTCTTCTCCTTTAGGTATATATTTTTGTCTTTTGTATACCAGTAACTGAGTGAATTTCTAATCTTCGGAACACAACAGAAAAGAGGACGTTCGAATCCAAAGACCCGAAGTGAGCAATTTAACCGCCACAAGGATGAAGTTGCTTCTGATTTTCCTATTGGTCCACCTAGACTATCTCAAGCTCTGAAAGAAGTTAGAAAAGAACAGATGGAACAGCCTCCAAATAGGGTTTCGTATTCAGGTCCATTGGTTCCGGGTGTTGGATGGACAAAGGCTGCAAAGAAATATGACGAGATCTCTGTTGTTTCAACCAGGACCAATTTATCCTCATTATCTGGTTTAGTAGCATCAAGGACGAGTGAAGATTCCCGAGATAAATACTTCCCCTCAAATCAAATAGCAGGAGATCAAGCGGGTAGGGTATCAGAATCATTTGACAAATTGGGGAGTTCGAGGAATCAAGATATGCAGCTTCAAACCCAGGGAATCACGAGTTCCCAGCAGATTGAAAATTTAAGAGGCAGCATGAAAGAATCGATTACGGTGAGTTTCATGACAAAACTCTCAAACTTTGTGGTCATGAATAATATTAAACAACCATTGGATAATGTTATTAACACGCAATTTCTTTCTTGTTACGAAATATGTTTTAGAATGGTCAGGGGTATAAGGGAAAGGGAAACAAGATCCATTTCTCTGGTCCTTTGCTTGTTTCATCAAACAATGTTGATCAGATGCTTAAAGATCATGACCGCCAAATTCAGGAAGCAGCTAGACGAGCAAGAATTGAGAAGACGAGAGTCAGTAATGTTCAACGGCAAGGGCTGCAAATAACACCTAATCCAATGTATGTTGCCAATCACGGAGCTAGGTAATTGAGTTATGTGCAAGGAGAGAGAGCGAAGCAGCTCTCCCCTATAAAAAATAGTAGATCCATGTATAGTAGCGTGCATATTAAATTTATTCAAATTGAATAAAATTTATGTTTTGATAATGAAATACCAAGAATAAATATATGATGAAATTTACAAGCACAAGTTAGATGATAACCAAGTATACATGTATCTACACGCACCACACTTTAAGTTTTCTTCTGTGTCGATTTGTTTTCACACATTCCGGGAATGAAGTATATAGAGTGACTCGTAAAGACGGGTCGTGCTCATTGTCAAGGACCAATTAACGAACAATTATTGGATGAAGTTTTCAACAGTTAGGACTATGAAAGAAATTCAGTAGCTTTGCTATAAACAGGTGTAGTATGGTAATCAATCAATTTTTTGGTCGTCGGATGTTCTCAACTGGCCACGCCGCTCTAAAGCAGGTGTGGTATTGTGAATAATGGTTTATATATACTTCCAAGTTACGTTAAATATATTCAAGTAGCGTAGATAGACCCCAAGATCACAATGTACTAGACCAAATTGTGATTCTGCATGTGCAAAAACAGAGGAAAAGATTATCTACATTGTTTGGACAGAGGGCAGATAGAAGAATATGAGGATTACAATCAGTAGTTGAATGGCGTACAGAAAGAAGTATACTGAGTAGTGAGTACTTTGCCATGAATTACATTCCGCATACACTTCAGCTTGTGAAAGTTAACGTGGTTTCACGGTCAGAGATAAAATAGTGGTTTCATTTTAAAAGTATTATTATTAAGTGAAAAGATTAAAGTTCGATTCCTAATGAGTACAATTATGATattgttaaaaaaattaatatgATTAAGTCGTGAGAAATTTATGAATTGAACGGGTTAATAACCAGTATGATGATCTATTATCTACAAAAGATAAGCTGACAGATAAAAGTTGCAACTAATACAAGGGACTACGAGCACACCATGAATGACGACGAATGGTGAGTGAGAAATTTTGCATAACTCTTAATCTGTTTGAATAATATTAGTTGTTTCACCAAATTTGACTAAAATAGGAAAAAACAGAAGATGCTGCTGCACAACTACGATACTGCACCCACGTATATTTGGTGTATCTTGTACTTGAAGCAAAAAACTATTAAATCACTTTAGAAAGATAGTCAACATGGAGAAAGTTGCACCTGCCACAGTATTGTCATATACAATGATAGTAAGATTGTGTGAGCTGCAGTGATTTGATTTCTATTGGAAGGCTTTGCCTAAGAGGATATGTAAAAAAATCGAATTAAAACCGAAATCGATTCGAAAACGAAGAAAACTGTGAAAAATTGCGTCGAGAAAAACCCATTCGCAACCGACCAATTTAAATGGCTCGGTTCCGGTATACTCTCCAACCGAACCGATAAAAACGAACCACAGCCGTTACTAATattgataaatatataattattattcatatatatatatatttagtttATGAATTTTAAAAGTTTATAATTTTATTCTTAAATTGCAAAATCAGTTAATAATTTGTAAAAATAGATAGTGCCCCTTTACTGGTGCTCCCAATAATAGTAAGCCTTGTCCATCACCAATAATAGTAAGCCGACAAACAGactttaaaaccaaaaccatttaTCTCCTCTGTTTAATATCACGTGGCTAGTTATTTCGGAGACATTGATTTATATTAATCTTGGTTACCATTGCGTTACCTCCAAAGTAAACTGAACTTACATTACATGTTTTCTATTAGTTACATACTTGATTCATCGAATAAGTTGTCtactgtttatattttgtatGTTCTTGATTTTAAGCTAGAAAATTGATCGTGTGCATAAGTTTGTATATTTGTCGATTTTGTAATCAAAATCGAACCGATTATAATCGAACCGGGATTTTTAAAACCGAATCCGAATCCGAACCGGTGATTGCAGTTCCGGTTTTATCCAGAAACTGAGCCGAACCGGCCCACGCTCTCCCCTAATATGCACCCTTGATTCATCAATTCAATTAATGGAGTTAGTTACTATTCACACAATattcatttttttagtttttatgCATTGACATGATTTCATCAATTCATCGAATACTATtcatcaaataaataattacattaCATATCATAAATTTTATTCCATCTCTATTATTTAATAGTCCCACAAATAGTATCCAATAATAGATTATTGGATAATTTTAGATTTTTGATAAGATTGTGGATAAATTTAAATTTCTGATAAGATTTTTGTTAAATCACATTCTGACGCGTGTCTTGATCCAATTTTGTAGATAGAGAAATTGTCCATAAATAACATCATGGTCTTCTGATTATAGTATCTCAAAATCATTACATTTTTTTGTCAAAATGAATACATTGAAAAAATTGTCGAGTCAGAGGCGACAACACAGTCAAGAAGAGTCTGAAATCATGAATATCATTGTCACCGAATCGGCAATggtgatggacttcatcaacaCTTCAGATGAACCACAAGGACGCGGCCCACGGCCTGAAAAATCATCCAATCATAATAGACAAAGGCTATCGAGAGGAAAAAATCTCATGGAAGATTACTTCATTGATCGTCCAATATTCAGTGAAGGCGACTTCTGTCAGAGGCATATAATGCGCCCTCATATTTTCAATCGCCTCATGATAGCCCTTTGCACTCAAGATTCCTACTAACATCAAAAAGCAGATGCAATTGGATTACTAAGGTTGCTACCCCAACAAAAAATGACTGTTGCATTACGAATGCTAGCTTACGGTGCAGCAGCTGATCAATGTGCCGAAATATGTAGAATGGGATAATCAACTACACTTGAGTGTATGAAAAAGTTTTGTCAGCAAGTGGAAGGACTCTTTGGTGAAGAGTACCTTCGTACTCCAACACATGCAGATTTATGAAGGCTTCTAGTAAGGAGTGAAAGAAGAGGATTTCCTGGTATTAAAAAACAGAAAGCGTAACTGAATCTAATCATAATGATCATCGTCAAAGCGAGGAACATAAGCACCATCACTAGTTGTCTCATCCTCTTGTCCCATGATCTCAGCCTTCTTTCTTTTAAACCACTTATTCGAATTATGGGTCATTTGGCTAGTATCCATTGTCATGATCTTTTTTTGCTCCCTTAATTCTTCAATATCCATTTCTTTTTCCAACCTTGCTTCTTTGCGTTCTTTTAGGGCATCAAGTCTTACTTGTCTTGCTTCCATTCATTTCTCAAGTTCTAACATCTCCCTCGACATTTGAAGGATTTCCGCATCTCTTTTGATGTTGGCCTCCACAAGTTGTTTTTGGTTACATTGCATCCTATTAAAAATAGCTATAGACATCTCATCTTTTTTGGTCATAGctttttttcctttcttttttgcTTGCTTGGATGCCTTCACGTTCATGGGTCTAACCGGTCTAGAAGTACCTTTTGTTTCTCGATTAGACTTTGGAGTCGTGAAACCTTCTTCATCAACGAAATCATCACTATTCAGATTATTGGTGATTCCATTTGTGTTGGAAAGTTTAGTTGAAACGAGACGAAGTGGTGGGAACGTCTACAAATTGAGGATGTGCTTCAACTTCTTCATAACATTCTCATTTGTCAAATGGCTTATTCATCTCCTTGAAATACAATCCTTGAGCTTGAGTTATCTAAATTAAACGACAAATTATGGATATTAAGTTAGCACacaaattatatataatatactaaaataaaaaaattaaaaacttaCCTCATCCACCAAATTAGTTCCGTTTGCACAATGTTTACTAGCTTGATTCTTGGCACATTGCCATTTTTTAGTGCTCTCTTCAATGGTGTCCAATGTGAGTCAATAACAACTTTTGAACGAGGTTTGGCATGAGAATTCTCGGGAGTGCCATACCAATTTTTTGCATAATTCTCATGAATTCACCCCCATAATTTATGATTGTTCGAATATCGATCGGTGATCGGATCAACAGATTGTCGAGTCCACAAAACGCATAATTGTAAATCTTCAGAAAAGAGCCAATTAGTAcccattttatatataaaaatatgaaAGAAAATGAGATTGAGAAGTTAAGAATATGGGTATAATAAAATTTTGTGTAATAAATGAAGGTAAAAGAGGTCATATCCATAAGTAAAAATGTTACCATTCAAAAATTGGAACGTTACACAACAACGTTAATATTAGTGTTTGTAGCCGTTCTAACCAATTTACCTAGTTAATAGTGTAAATGTGGGCAGGGGCGGAACCAGGAATCTAACATGGGGGgaccaaaataaataaaagtagaAAACATACCGATTTATTTGAGATGTGCACGCCTTTCTTTGAtcaaataaaaagaatcaatGATCTCCTCGGAAGAAATGGTCTCCGCAATCTCCTTTTCAATATACACTATCAAATAATCCCTAAAAAATTCATCTTTCATTTGATTGCGAAGACTTGTTTTTACAATTTTCATAGCAGAAAAAGCTCGTTCAGATGTTGCAGTAGATGCTGGAAGAGTCAAGACAAGCCTTAATAGTCTATCAACTAATGGATACATGTCAGCTTTCCCTGTGGTTACCAATCATATCCTTGACCTCTTATGTTCTGGACATTAAGATTATGATGAGACAAAATAGCACATATTTAAGTCTTTAAAGTTAAAGAAGTTGTATCTTTAACATGGACTAAATCCAAGAAACGCTCCCTCACAAAGCCGCTTTTATCAACGAACCTAGCCACAATAGCCATTTGCTCCCTTTTAGATATATCTCTAGATTCATCCACAATCAAACAATATTTTGCATCATCAATCTCATCACAAATTAAATCTTGCACTTTCCTAGCAAAAACATGTAaaagttctttttgaattttTGGTGAAGTGTATTTGGCATTTTTGGGGGCTTTATCTAAAATTATTTCTTCTACTTGGGGATTGTAAGAAGCCAAAAGTTTTAACATCTCAAGAAAATTACCCTGATTCTTCGAGTTGCAGCTTTCATCATGTCCTCTGAATGCACAAGGTTGGAATGTCAACCATTTGATTGCATCTATCGATCTTTTAAGACGCATTCTATTTCGTTTGATCTCTTCTGCACTTTATTTCTCCACTATCTTCTCCAAGTGACAAGGCTGATTTTTAAGATTATAGTAACATTTAGCCGCAAAATTATGAGCTGAATTAGAACCATCTCCTTTCCCAACATGACATCTAAAAGCACAATCTTTTCCATTGTTTACTTTCCTCCAACTGTTAAACCCCTTGACAGTAAAAGTATTCGAGCCACACCTTCCTAATGGTTTTTTagcaaaaagaaaagaataaaaataatatgcTGCATCTTTTTCTGGGGAGTACTTTAACCAAGGAAATTTATCAAACCAACTCTTTTGAAATCGACGGGGATGATTTTCTGGACCAGAGAAGGGATAAACTTGCACAGGTTGATATGGGCCAAGATCAATGTATGCTCTCCtaattaaatcttttttattTGGATGATAAGTCTCAATTTGTTTCCGCAAACCAGGATCACGTATTAACGAATTGAAATCAATAATTTCATCAGTGTTCTCATAATGAAATAatcaatattattttgaataagtttcaatatgtttatttattaattattaagattaatgAACAAATTCCATGATTTCCATCTAATCAATATTATTTTGAATGaaataattaacaaaatcaataaaattttgtataatcaattctcaatttcaatttttttttaaatctaggGGGACCAAAAAAATTTTTGatagtaaattttaaaattttatattaaaattttgggATTATTCCGCAGTTGGCGGGGACCAGGGCTCCCTTCGGTCCCCCCTAGTTCCTCCCCTGAATGTGGGGGACCCCTCCAATTGTTGGCCATCAGTTGCTCCATCAGTTATTAAAATTTGGGTTGCTGAATCAAAACTCAATTGATAAATGATGCTCCAAAAAAATGACCGGTATATGTGATTAGTCCATTAATTGAATCGCCGAATCAACTAACGGACACGCTCTCTAAGAGTATACAACTCTGTTTGCAGTGCTTGTATCTGTTATGTCATAGTAGATGAGGGTTGATTAGCTATTAGGGAGTTGCAGATGCCTGTGACCCAATTTTTTTTAAC
It contains:
- the LOC141721039 gene encoding putative serine/threonine-protein kinase At1g54610, which produces MGCVCGKSSSSEEGSKGGGGSSKSKREVNKGGSVVVSRGNSGKRVESFRAKDRKESGDVRVGLMDNKRTNSSRRVRDEQSEKKKSQLVDPRSIGNATEGELIAAGWPSWLAAVAGESIKGWIPRRADTFEKLEKIGQGTYSNVYKARDLLHKKVVALKRVRFDNLDRESVKFMAREILILRRLDHPNIIKLEGLVTSRTSSSLYLVFEYMEHDLTGLASLPGVKFTEPQVKCYMQQLLSGLDHCHSHGVLHRDIKGSNLLIDNNGILKIADFGLASFFEHHQSAPLTSHVVTLWYRPPELLLGATFYGVAVDLWSSGCILGELYAGKPIMPGRTEVEQLHKIFKLCGSPSEDYWKKYKLHKSTVFRPIQPYRRRLAETFKDFPDAAVGLMETLLAIDPAHRGSAAFAIESEFFTIKPHACDPTSLPKYPPSKEIDAKLRDEEARRQGAGLKGQKADREMRGSRESRAIPAPDANAELATSLQKRGRSNPKTRSEQFNRHKDEVASDFPIGPPRLSQALKEVRKEQMEQPPNRVSYSGPLVPGVGWTKAAKKYDEISVVSTRTNLSSLSGLVASRTSEDSRDKYFPSNQIAGDQAGRVSESFDKLGSSRNQDMQLQTQGITSSQQIENLRGSMKESITNGQGYKGKGNKIHFSGPLLVSSNNVDQMLKDHDRQIQEAARRARIEKTRVSNVQRQGLQITPNPMYVANHGAR